CTGCCCGCTGGCATCGATTGTTACATCTATGTTGGCCACACCCCACACACCGAAGTCGCCGATCCGGATTATCCCATTCTACAGTCCTATGTGGACGCGGTGATGCAAGGGTTCCTGCACAAGTTCGGAGAAGAGGGCGTTGCGCGCTTTGTTGCGGAAACCGACGGCTGGCAAACCCCCATCGTTCAGGATCGCGACCGTCCCTTCTATCCGCGCTCAGTCACACTGAACCTGGAAGAAGAGGAGCTGATCGATCATTATGTGAAACTCAGCGGTGCCCCTCAGGTGTCTCTGCCCTGATCGATCCGATGCAACTTACCGACTTTTGACAAAGGGCCTCAATTGGGGCCCTTTTTGTTGGCTTTTCGGCTGGTTTGGCCTCCGTTTCACCCAGTCGGTGCATTGAGCCTTGGCGAATGGGAAAACTTTCGCTAAAAGCGAGCAACACCATATCTAAGAATTGGCGGCGCGTGGCTCGGGATAGAGGCCCTGGCCCGGTCCCGACATATCGGGCCGACAGCGCTCAACAAGAAGGCAAGTCTGAATGACAATCATTGACTCCATCAAAAAAAGCGTGGTCCCGATCCATCCGGAAGGCTATCCCTTCATTGCGCTGTTTGCCCTTGCATCCTGTGTGCTTGGATGGTTCTTCTCGCCTCTCTTCTGGATTGGAACCTTCCTTACCCTCTGGTGCGCCTACTTCTTCCGCAACCCGGAACGTGTGACGCCGCTGGAACAGGGGCTGGTTATCTCTCCTGCTGATGGCATGGTGTCAAGCGTTGGCCTTGCCACGCCGCCACCAGAGCTGAACCTGTCCACCGAGCCGATGATGCGCGTCTCTGTCTTCATGAATGTCTTCAACGTCCATGTGAACCGCGCCCCGGTGCCGGGCAAGATCAGCGCGGTCGCCTACAAGCCGGGCAAGTTTCTCAATGCCGAACTGGACAAGGCCAGCGAAGACAATGAGCGCAACAGCCTGATCATCGACAGTGCCTATGGCCCGATTGGCGTCACCCAGATTGCCGGCCTGATTGCTCGCCGGATCGTCTGCTGGTCAAAGCCTGAAGACACAATCGAAGCCGGCGAACGCTTCGGTCTGATCCGCTTTGGCAGCCGTGTGGATGTCTATATGC
This genomic stretch from Cohaesibacter intestini harbors:
- a CDS encoding phosphatidylserine decarboxylase, which translates into the protein MTIIDSIKKSVVPIHPEGYPFIALFALASCVLGWFFSPLFWIGTFLTLWCAYFFRNPERVTPLEQGLVISPADGMVSSVGLATPPPELNLSTEPMMRVSVFMNVFNVHVNRAPVPGKISAVAYKPGKFLNAELDKASEDNERNSLIIDSAYGPIGVTQIAGLIARRIVCWSKPEDTIEAGERFGLIRFGSRVDVYMPAHIIPSVIVGQTMIAGETILANLEGEQRPAKDHRIQ